A single region of the Malus sylvestris chromosome 8, drMalSylv7.2, whole genome shotgun sequence genome encodes:
- the LOC126631409 gene encoding BTB/POZ domain-containing protein At5g66560-like, producing MTEEYSEDNLISKTERFLSQSVLKSFMESLRALKSCDQVMPLAENLGITQRCIDSVASRATEPSLFGWPVSDGGPNRNANADVASASSASKQLISWNGIDAAGGRRRSKHADSWFEDLVVLSLLLFKRLISAMKSGDLSLEMVETCLMYYVKKYILGISRKNRKPSSSNSPATSPRLSSAADPSGLSVISAENDASKFITADSNEGSVKLRFGEMGRVAEQSLGPGIVLNIGAMRRCSEARLHPCKFLNSSSKFI from the coding sequence ATGACAGAAGAGTACTCGGAGGACAACCTCATTTCCAAGACCGAGAGGTTTCTCTCTCAGTCGGTGCTGAAAAGCTTCATGGAGTCGCTTAGAGCTCTCAAGTCCTGCGACCAAGTCATGCCTCTGGCAGAGAATTTAGGGATTACACAGAGGTGCATAGACTCCGTCGCCTCCCGCGCCACCGAACCCTCCCTGTTTGGCTGGCCAGTTAGCGACGGCGGACCCAATCGGAATGCAAATGCAGATGTGGCTTCGGCTTCTTCTGCTTCAAAACAGCTGATTTCGTGGAATGGGATCGACGCCGCCGGCGGGCGGAGAAGAAGTAAACACGCAGATTCCTGGTTTGAAGACTTGGTGGTTTTGAGCTTGCTACTCTTCAAGCGGTTAATTTCCGCCATGAAATCTGGAGATCTGAGCTTGGAAATGGTGGAGACATGCTTGATGTATTACGTTAAGAAATACATTCTTGGAATTTCGAGAAAAAATagaaagccttcatcttctaaCTCTCCAGCCACCTCGCCAAGACTCTCCTCAGCGGCGGACCCGTCTGGGTTGTCTGTAATTTCAGCAGAAAACGATGCCTCAAAGTTTATCACCGCGGATAGCAATGAAGGGTCGGTGAAATTGAGGTTCGGAGAGATGGGTCGGGTCGCAGAGCAGAGTTTGGGGCCTGGGATTGTTCTGAACATCGGTGCTATGCGGCGGTGCTCCGAAGCTCGGCTTCATCCCTGCAAATTCCTCAACTCGTCAtccaaatttatataa
- the LOC126631410 gene encoding uncharacterized protein LOC126631410 — MAEKRKKKKYMQTRRSESIDIAPYNPEPEQILRKVRGEIKQNQALVSVPSSSSPPHFSSIKEEKPQGDMADNRTLRELATPNTDQQPLCITYPNDEGGCELKSSMIHYLPKFHGFSTEDANKHLMEFHVVCSGMRPANVNEEQVKLRAFPFTLEAKAKEWLYNLPPGSINTWNQVKQAFLEQYFPATKAASIRKDICAIRQQHGEPFGDYYERFTHLVASCPNHQISEHLLIQYFYEGLCGTDRIMLDAASGGAFMDKTPINAKALLKNIAGNTRQFGGRDELPFKKVNEVIVVPKQVCGVCSMMGHATNICPSLMDQGGLEQANALGGFQGQQRQKYDPYSNNYNAGWRDHPHLKWNNQDNGQQSVPNNYNRPPGFFQARPQAQFQPQQQQAPSKSLEDLIASLANSTQSHQQKTDKAIENLERQMSQLASLMGQQHQPGRLPSQTVVNPNAEQMNVVTLRSGKEVFEQDEASTKTKKSPKDT; from the exons ATGGcggagaagaggaagaagaagaag TATATGCAAACTCGAAGGTCCGAAAGCATTGATATAGCTCCCTACAATCCTGAGCCTGAACAAATACTTCGAAAGGTTCGAGGAGAAATCAAACAGAATCAAGCATTGGTGTCCGTACCATCATCATCGTCTCCACCACATTTTAGTTCAATAAAGGAGGAAAAACCACAAGGAGACATGGCTGACAACCGTACTCTGAGGGAGTTGGCAACGCCAAACACGGATCAACAACCATTGTGCATCACATATCCAAATGACGAAGGAGGATGTGAGCTCAAGTCCAGCATGATTCACTATttgcctaagttccatgggttctCAACAGAGGATGCCAACAAGCATCTTATGGAGTTTCATGTAGTATGCTCAGGAATGAGACCAGCAAATGTGAATGAGGAGCAAGTCAAGTTGAGAGCATTCCCATTTACATTAGAAGCTAAGGCAAAGGAGTGGCTTTACAATTTACCTCCGGGATCAATTAACACATGGAATCAGGTGAAGCAAGCATTCTTGGAGCAATATTTTCCGGCCACAAAAGCTGCAAGCATAAGAAAAGACATATGTGCAATTCGACAACAACATGGAGAGCCCTTTGGAGATTACTATGAGCGATTCACACATTTGGTTGCATCTTGTCCTAATCATCAAATTTCAGAGCATCTTTTAATACAGTATTTTTATGAAGGATTATGTGGTACTGATCGTATAATGCTTGATGCAGCAAGTGGAGGAGCATTCATGGACAAGACACCAATAAATGCTAAGGCATTATTAAAGAACATTGCTGGCAACACACGACAATTTGGAGGGAGAGATGAGCTACCTTTTAAGAAAGTTAACGAG GTTATTGTGGTTCCAAAACAGGTGTGTGGTGTATGTTCAATGATGGGACATGCCACGAACATTTGCCCTTCGTTGATGGATCAAGGTGGTCTTGAGCAAGCTAATGCGTTAGGAGGGTTTCAAGGGCAACAAAGGCAAAAGTATGATCCCTATTCCAACAACTATAATGCAGGATGGCGTGATCATCCACACTTAAAATGGAACAATCAAGACAACGGACAACAATCTGTTCCCAACAACTATAACCGTCCGCCTGGCTTCTTTCAAGCAAGACCACAGGCACAATTTcagcctcaacaacaacaagctCCAAGTAAGTCTCTTGAGGATTTAATTGCTTCTTTAGCTAACTCTACTCAATCTCATCAACAGAAAACAGACAAAGCAATTGAAAACCTTGAGCGCCAAATGAGTCAGTTAGCAAGTTTGATGGGGCAACAACACCAACCAGGAAGGTTGCCTAGCCAAACCGTGGTGAATCCAAATGCGGAGCAGATGAATGTTGTGActttaaggagtggaaaagaagtttttgAGCAAGATGAGGCTtcaacaaaaactaaaaagtcTCCTAAAGATacataa